Proteins co-encoded in one Ralstonia sp. RRA genomic window:
- a CDS encoding aldose epimerase yields MHDLPTAHFQDRSLVRIGDVDDPSAEGSMLLLAPEAGGRLVRWRHLGEEILFWPEHADWSNPAKVRGGNPLLFPFIGRHFVDGEIGQWRDARGQRHALPQHGFARDLPFEVEDASDTHIVMLLRDTPRTREGYPFAFEFRITYRLLIDGLEATFSVKHLDNGDAHAPMPFYAGHHFYFALPHALRSAAELSMPPSRLSRQLADGSLDTPEPGQATYHLDNPTLQDRYHLLDDAGAATLIIPPHADAPLGRRIRIEVDGAPVPWHAITTWTENATSDFYCVEPWMGLPNAIHHGEGLHLLAPGETRQATCRLRITR; encoded by the coding sequence ATGCACGACCTGCCCACCGCTCACTTCCAAGACCGCTCGCTAGTCCGCATCGGTGATGTTGACGACCCGAGCGCGGAAGGCTCCATGCTGCTGCTCGCGCCGGAAGCCGGCGGCCGGCTCGTGCGCTGGCGCCATCTCGGTGAAGAGATCCTCTTCTGGCCAGAACATGCGGACTGGTCCAACCCGGCCAAGGTACGTGGCGGCAATCCGCTGCTGTTTCCCTTCATCGGCCGGCATTTTGTCGATGGCGAAATCGGCCAGTGGCGCGACGCACGCGGGCAACGACATGCGCTGCCACAACACGGCTTTGCACGAGACCTGCCGTTTGAAGTGGAAGACGCGAGCGACACCCACATCGTCATGCTGCTACGTGACACCCCACGAACGCGCGAAGGCTATCCGTTCGCGTTCGAATTCCGTATCACGTATCGACTGCTGATTGACGGGCTGGAGGCAACGTTCTCGGTCAAGCACCTCGACAACGGCGACGCCCATGCACCAATGCCGTTTTACGCCGGTCACCATTTCTACTTCGCGCTGCCGCACGCGTTGCGCAGTGCGGCTGAGCTGTCGATGCCGCCATCGCGGCTTTCACGCCAGTTGGCTGACGGCAGCCTCGATACGCCGGAGCCCGGACAAGCAACCTACCACTTGGACAACCCAACGCTGCAGGACCGCTACCACCTGCTCGACGACGCCGGCGCAGCCACGCTCATCATTCCGCCGCACGCAGATGCGCCGCTTGGCCGCCGCATCCGCATCGAGGTAGATGGCGCGCCGGTGCCCTGGCACGCCATCACCACCTGGACGGAAAACGCCACGTCCGATTTCTACTGCGTTGAGCCCTGGATGGGCCTACCCAACGCCATCCACCACGGCGAGGGCCTGCACCTGCTCGCCCCAGGCGAAACCCGTCAGGCCACCTGCCGCCTGCGGATCACGCGATAG
- the infC gene encoding translation initiation factor IF-3 has protein sequence MFEDINIATDKSSHRLNREITAPEVRLTGVEGEALGIVKLFDALRLAEEKDVDLVEIAPTAQPPVCRLMDYGKFRYSEQKKAHEAKLKQKVIQVKEVKFRPGTDDGDYDVKLRNLKRFLEEGDRAKITLRFRGREMAHQELGMRVLERIKTDLEEYGQVEQMPKMEGRQAVMMLAPKKKK, from the coding sequence ATCTTTGAGGACATCAACATCGCTACTGATAAATCTTCTCACCGCCTCAACCGCGAAATCACCGCGCCGGAAGTCCGGCTGACGGGGGTTGAGGGAGAAGCGCTCGGCATCGTCAAGCTGTTCGACGCACTGCGTCTGGCAGAAGAGAAAGACGTCGACTTGGTCGAGATCGCGCCGACTGCGCAGCCGCCCGTCTGCCGCCTGATGGACTATGGCAAGTTCAGGTATTCGGAGCAGAAGAAGGCTCACGAAGCCAAGCTGAAGCAGAAGGTCATCCAGGTGAAGGAAGTCAAATTCCGCCCTGGTACCGATGACGGCGACTATGACGTCAAGCTGCGCAATCTGAAGCGCTTCCTGGAAGAAGGGGACCGCGCCAAGATCACACTGCGTTTCCGTGGCCGCGAAATGGCTCACCAGGAACTCGGTATGCGCGTGCTGGAGCGTATCAAGACTGACCTGGAAGAATACGGCCAGGTTGAGCAGATGCCCAAGATGGAAGGTCGCCAGGCTGTCATGATGTTGGCGCCCAAGAAGAAAAAGTAA
- a CDS encoding carboxymuconolactone decarboxylase family protein, with product MLNWVEYRKELLGRIGEIGKITPDTVKGYQTLSGAKTGSLDAKTRELIALAVAVTTRCDGCITVHTAEALKHGATHEEIADALSVAISLNAGAALVYSARVMDAVQAYEKA from the coding sequence ATGCTGAACTGGGTTGAGTATCGGAAGGAACTGCTGGGGCGCATTGGCGAGATTGGCAAGATCACGCCGGATACGGTCAAGGGCTATCAAACGCTGTCGGGTGCGAAGACCGGTAGCCTGGATGCCAAGACGCGTGAACTGATTGCCCTGGCCGTGGCGGTGACGACGCGTTGCGATGGCTGTATCACCGTGCACACCGCTGAAGCGCTCAAGCACGGCGCCACGCATGAAGAGATTGCGGATGCGTTGAGCGTAGCGATCTCGCTCAACGCGGGGGCGGCGCTGGTGTACTCGGCGCGCGTGATGGACGCGGTGCAGGCTTACGAGAAGGCCTAA
- a CDS encoding integration host factor subunit alpha — MNDQHAPALAASLDDSLGSSSVALADARDARGQDVPTLTKAELAEMLFEQVGLNKRESKDMVEAFFDVIREALEQGDSVKLSGFGNFQLRDKPQRPGRNPKTGEIIPITARRVVTFHASQKLKALVEERVEPMPADVA; from the coding sequence ATGAACGATCAACACGCGCCCGCGCTGGCGGCATCTTTGGACGACTCGCTCGGTTCTTCTTCGGTAGCACTGGCTGACGCGCGCGATGCGCGTGGCCAGGATGTGCCGACGCTCACCAAGGCTGAGCTTGCCGAGATGCTGTTCGAGCAGGTCGGCCTGAACAAGCGTGAATCGAAGGATATGGTCGAGGCGTTTTTCGACGTGATTCGCGAAGCGCTCGAGCAGGGTGACAGCGTCAAGCTGTCCGGCTTCGGCAATTTCCAGTTGCGTGATAAGCCGCAGCGCCCGGGCCGCAATCCGAAGACCGGGGAGATCATCCCCATCACAGCGCGCCGTGTCGTCACGTTCCACGCCAGCCAGAAGCTCAAGGCGCTCGTTGAAGAGCGCGTCGAGCCGATGCCAGCGGACGTCGCGTAA
- a CDS encoding AraC family transcriptional regulator: MDALSQFIQLTRPQASLDLRCLFQGPFSIPHDPEPEGQAIFHLVLAGTCLVETGGHTLTLREGDFILFPRGHAHTIHDPASRADAPARKLRTSHDGMLPLRQTGRGAAEVDLLCGRFVHEHGSATLLVRTLPDPLHVSLSDSASFPALQAVIGMMRSEAETRAPGALAIVTSLSQALLTLALRVYGQRENAGPGTLTLLSDARLSASVQAMLTRPEQAWTIDALANLAAMSRATYARHFKARADMTVWDFLTRVRMTMACDALMHTRLSVGEISARVGYQSEAAFGKAFKQQLGMTPARYRRAIAGPARETISS; this comes from the coding sequence ATGGATGCGCTCAGCCAATTCATCCAGTTGACCCGCCCGCAGGCCAGTCTTGATCTGCGCTGCCTGTTTCAAGGCCCCTTCTCGATCCCACATGATCCTGAGCCGGAGGGTCAGGCGATCTTCCACCTGGTGCTGGCTGGCACATGTCTGGTGGAAACCGGCGGCCACACACTCACCCTGCGCGAAGGTGATTTCATCCTTTTCCCGCGCGGTCATGCGCACACCATTCACGACCCCGCCAGCCGCGCAGATGCGCCCGCTCGAAAACTGCGCACATCGCACGACGGCATGCTCCCGCTGCGCCAGACCGGTCGTGGCGCCGCCGAGGTCGACCTCCTTTGCGGCCGCTTCGTGCACGAGCATGGTTCGGCCACATTGCTGGTGCGCACGCTGCCCGACCCGCTGCATGTGTCCTTGAGTGATAGTGCTTCGTTTCCAGCGCTGCAAGCCGTCATTGGCATGATGCGCAGCGAGGCTGAAACGCGCGCCCCCGGTGCACTGGCGATCGTCACATCGTTGAGCCAGGCGCTGCTGACGCTTGCGCTGCGCGTCTACGGCCAGCGTGAGAATGCCGGGCCAGGAACGCTCACGTTGCTATCGGACGCACGTCTCAGCGCGTCCGTGCAAGCCATGCTCACCAGGCCCGAACAGGCATGGACCATTGATGCCCTGGCAAACCTGGCAGCCATGTCACGTGCTACCTATGCGCGCCACTTCAAGGCACGCGCCGACATGACCGTGTGGGATTTCCTCACGCGCGTGCGCATGACCATGGCCTGTGATGCGTTGATGCATACGCGGCTGAGTGTGGGTGAGATCAGCGCCCGGGTTGGTTATCAATCCGAAGCCGCGTTCGGCAAGGCGTTCAAGCAGCAACTGGGGATGACGCCGGCGCGGTATCGGCGAGCGATCGCTGGGCCCGCGCGCGAGACGATCTCGTCTTGA
- the rpmI gene encoding 50S ribosomal protein L35, with the protein MPKMKTKKSASKRFTARPGGTIKRGQAFKRHILTKKTTKNKRHLRGTEGVHETNLKSVRAMMPYA; encoded by the coding sequence ATGCCGAAGATGAAGACGAAGAAAAGCGCCTCCAAGCGCTTTACTGCCCGTCCTGGTGGCACGATCAAACGTGGCCAAGCCTTCAAGCGTCACATCCTGACCAAGAAGACCACCAAGAACAAGCGTCACCTGCGCGGTACCGAGGGCGTCCATGAGACGAACCTGAAGTCCGTTCGCGCAATGATGCCGTACGCCTAA
- the pheS gene encoding phenylalanine--tRNA ligase subunit alpha: MSLDLDQVVVDAQNAFASVEDNASLENEKARFLGKSGVLTDLLKGLGKLDPETRKTEGARINQAKSRVEEALNARRQALADALMNARLAAEAIDVTLPGRDVAEGSLHPVMNTWERVAKIFGSIGFDVADGPEIESDWMNFTALNNPDNHPARSMQDTFYIDGRDSEDKLLLLRTHTSPMQVRYARMHVEKYKHLDRIPPIKVIAPGRTYRVDSDATHSPMFHQVEGLWIADNISFADLKGVYTDFLRNFFERDDIQVRFRPSYFPFTEPSAEIDMAFGNGKWLEISGSGQVHPTVVRNMGLDPERYIGFAFGSGLERLTMLRYGINDLRLFFEGDVRFLRQFA; the protein is encoded by the coding sequence ATGTCACTGGATCTGGACCAAGTCGTCGTCGATGCCCAAAACGCGTTTGCCTCTGTGGAGGACAACGCCTCGCTGGAAAACGAGAAGGCACGCTTTCTCGGTAAGTCCGGCGTGCTGACTGACTTGCTCAAGGGCCTCGGTAAGCTCGATCCGGAGACGCGCAAGACGGAGGGCGCGCGCATCAACCAGGCCAAGAGCCGCGTTGAAGAGGCGTTGAACGCCCGCCGCCAGGCGCTGGCCGATGCGCTCATGAACGCCCGCCTGGCCGCCGAAGCAATCGACGTGACGCTGCCCGGCCGCGACGTGGCCGAAGGCAGCCTGCACCCGGTGATGAACACCTGGGAGCGCGTCGCCAAGATCTTCGGTTCGATTGGTTTCGATGTGGCCGATGGCCCCGAGATCGAATCCGACTGGATGAACTTCACGGCGCTGAACAACCCGGACAACCATCCGGCGCGCTCGATGCAGGACACCTTCTACATCGACGGCCGCGACAGCGAAGACAAGCTCCTGCTGCTGCGCACGCACACCAGTCCGATGCAGGTGCGCTACGCCCGCATGCATGTCGAGAAGTACAAGCACCTCGACCGCATTCCCCCGATCAAGGTCATCGCCCCGGGCCGCACGTACCGCGTCGACAGCGACGCCACGCACTCGCCGATGTTCCACCAGGTTGAGGGCCTCTGGATTGCTGACAACATCAGCTTTGCTGACCTGAAGGGCGTCTACACCGACTTCCTGCGCAACTTCTTCGAGCGCGACGACATCCAGGTGCGCTTCCGCCCGTCGTACTTCCCGTTCACCGAGCCGTCGGCCGAGATCGACATGGCCTTCGGCAACGGCAAATGGCTGGAGATTTCCGGTTCCGGCCAGGTGCACCCAACCGTGGTGCGCAACATGGGCCTGGACCCGGAGCGTTACATCGGTTTCGCGTTCGGCTCCGGCCTGGAGCGCCTGACGATGCTGCGCTATGGCATCAACGATCTGCGCCTGTTCTTCGAGGGCGATGTACGTTTCCTGCGCCAGTTCGCGTAA
- the pheT gene encoding phenylalanine--tRNA ligase subunit beta has protein sequence MQFPESWLRSFVNPSITTDELSHRLTMAGLEVEEVDPVAPPFTNIVVGHVVEVNKHPDADRLNVCKVDAGTGELLQIVCGAPNVSVGIKVPCAMVGAELPPGEDGKPFKIKIGKLRGVESYGMLCSARELKLSEDHGGLLILPEDTPVGADIRKVLDLDDQIFVIKLTPNKADCLSIHGVAREVSALTGAPITVPSMAPVAVTLSDKLPVKVEAPDLCGRFSGRIIRGVNAHAKTPAWMVSRIERAGMRSVSALVDISNYVMLELGRPSHVFDLDKIHGGLTVRWGKAGEQLKLLNGDTITVDEKVGVISDEQAIESLAGIMGGDKTAVTLDTQNIYVEAAFWWPEAIQGRGRRYNFSTDAGHRFERGVDYATTVEHIERISALILEICGGQAGPIDDQIVNLPKREPVRMRVARAARVLGIPLSHEVVADVFKRLGLTFNVDGDVFIVEPPSYRFDIEIEEDLIEEVARIYGFEQIPAKPPVAENAMRPTSEARRTMHDVRHAVAARDYHEVVNFAFVETEWEADFAGNTNPIPLLNPIASQYSVMRSTLIGGLLDKVRYNLNRKASRVRMFEVGRVFHRDASVADGGLSIAGYAQPMMVGGIAYGPSKEEQWGVQTRPVDFFDVKGDVESLLWPLQARFERAEHPALHPGRSARVVLNGRAIGWIGELHPRWLQKYDLPTAPVVWELELDAITAVGLPKYREVPRVPAVTRDIALVVRQDVAVQDLVDTFEKTAVGTPWQRYLQGVVLFDEFRPKAATAAIGAQEKSLAFRITLQDTDSTLQDDIVEAATQQLIRAAGDAFGARLRA, from the coding sequence ATGCAATTTCCGGAATCCTGGCTTCGCAGTTTCGTCAATCCGTCGATCACCACCGATGAACTCTCCCATCGCCTGACGATGGCTGGCCTCGAGGTGGAAGAGGTCGACCCCGTCGCGCCGCCGTTCACGAATATTGTCGTGGGCCATGTGGTCGAGGTGAACAAGCACCCGGACGCCGATCGCCTGAACGTGTGTAAGGTCGATGCAGGCACGGGCGAGTTGCTGCAGATCGTGTGCGGCGCGCCGAACGTGTCGGTGGGCATCAAGGTGCCGTGCGCGATGGTGGGCGCCGAACTGCCACCGGGCGAAGACGGCAAGCCGTTCAAGATCAAGATCGGCAAGCTGCGCGGCGTGGAAAGCTACGGCATGCTGTGCTCGGCGCGCGAGCTGAAGCTGTCGGAAGACCACGGCGGCCTGCTGATCCTGCCGGAAGACACGCCGGTGGGCGCGGACATCCGCAAGGTACTCGACCTAGACGACCAGATCTTCGTCATCAAGCTCACGCCGAACAAGGCGGACTGCCTGTCGATCCATGGCGTGGCCCGCGAAGTGTCTGCCTTGACGGGCGCGCCGATCACGGTGCCGTCGATGGCGCCGGTGGCGGTGACGCTGTCTGACAAGCTGCCGGTCAAGGTGGAAGCGCCGGACCTGTGCGGCCGTTTCTCGGGCCGCATCATCCGCGGCGTGAACGCACATGCGAAGACGCCGGCATGGATGGTTTCGCGCATCGAGCGTGCGGGCATGCGCAGCGTGTCGGCACTGGTCGATATCTCCAACTACGTGATGCTGGAGCTGGGGCGTCCGTCGCACGTGTTCGATCTGGATAAGATCCACGGCGGCCTGACGGTGCGCTGGGGCAAGGCGGGCGAACAGCTCAAGCTGCTCAACGGCGACACGATTACCGTCGATGAAAAGGTCGGCGTGATCTCGGACGAGCAGGCGATCGAAAGCCTCGCCGGCATCATGGGCGGCGACAAGACCGCCGTTACGCTCGACACGCAGAACATCTACGTCGAAGCCGCATTCTGGTGGCCGGAAGCCATCCAGGGCCGTGGTCGCCGCTACAACTTCTCGACCGATGCGGGGCATCGCTTCGAGCGTGGCGTTGATTACGCGACCACGGTTGAGCACATCGAGCGCATCAGCGCGCTGATCCTCGAAATCTGCGGCGGCCAGGCTGGCCCGATCGACGACCAGATCGTCAATCTGCCGAAGCGCGAGCCGGTGCGCATGCGTGTGGCACGTGCAGCCCGCGTGCTGGGCATTCCGCTGTCGCATGAAGTCGTGGCCGATGTGTTCAAGCGCCTGGGCCTTACGTTCAACGTGGACGGCGATGTGTTCATCGTCGAGCCGCCGTCGTACCGCTTCGACATCGAGATCGAGGAAGACCTGATCGAAGAGGTCGCACGCATCTACGGTTTCGAGCAGATTCCGGCCAAGCCGCCGGTCGCCGAAAACGCGATGCGCCCGACAAGCGAAGCACGCCGCACCATGCACGATGTGCGTCATGCCGTGGCCGCACGCGACTATCACGAAGTCGTCAATTTCGCCTTCGTTGAGACCGAATGGGAAGCCGACTTTGCCGGCAACACCAACCCGATCCCGCTGCTGAACCCGATCGCCAGCCAGTACTCGGTGATGCGCAGCACGCTCATCGGCGGCCTGCTCGACAAGGTGCGCTACAACCTGAATCGCAAGGCTTCGCGCGTGCGCATGTTCGAGGTGGGCCGTGTGTTCCACCGCGATGCGAGCGTTGCTGACGGTGGTCTGTCGATTGCCGGTTACGCGCAGCCGATGATGGTGGGCGGTATTGCGTATGGCCCGTCCAAGGAAGAGCAGTGGGGCGTGCAGACGCGCCCGGTCGATTTCTTCGACGTGAAGGGCGATGTGGAGTCGCTGTTGTGGCCGCTGCAAGCTCGCTTCGAGCGCGCCGAGCATCCCGCGCTGCATCCGGGGCGCTCCGCACGTGTGGTACTGAATGGCCGCGCCATCGGCTGGATTGGTGAGCTGCATCCGCGTTGGCTGCAGAAGTACGATCTGCCGACTGCACCGGTGGTGTGGGAGCTGGAGCTCGACGCCATCACCGCAGTCGGTCTGCCCAAGTATCGCGAAGTGCCGCGCGTGCCGGCCGTGACGCGTGACATCGCGCTGGTCGTGCGCCAGGACGTGGCGGTGCAAGACCTCGTGGACACGTTCGAGAAAACGGCCGTTGGCACGCCGTGGCAGCGTTATCTGCAGGGCGTTGTGCTGTTCGACGAGTTCCGTCCGAAGGCCGCTACAGCAGCCATTGGGGCACAGGAGAAAAGCCTTGCCTTCAGAATTACGTTGCAAGATACTGACAGCACCCTCCAGGACGACATTGTCGAGGCCGCCACGCAGCAGTTGATTCGAGCGGCCGGCGATGCATTCGGCGCACGTCTGCGCGCCTGA
- the thrS gene encoding threonine--tRNA ligase yields the protein MIAITLPDGSRREFPGPVTVAEVAQSIGAGLAKAALAGRVDGQMVDTSYSIDRDAKLAIITDKDADGVDVIRHSTAHLLAYAVKELYPDAQVTIGPVIDNGFYYDFAYKRPFTPEDLVAIEKKMAELAKKDEKVTREVWNRDEAVKLFQSMGEKYKAEIIASIPEDQEIGLYREGNFVDLCRGPHVPSTGKLKVFKLMKVAGAYWRGDHNNEMLQRIYGTAWAKKEDQEAYLRMLEEAEKRDHRKLGRELDLFHIDETAPGMVFWHPKGWTLWQEVEQYMRRVYRENGYQEVKGPQILDKSLWEKTGHWDKYRENMFITESEKREYALKPMNCPGHILIYKQGIKSYRDLPLRFGEFGACHRNEPSGGLHGIMRVRGFTQDDGHIFCTEDMIQAEVTAFTTLLQKVYKDFGFTEILYKLSTRPEKRIGSEESWDRAEAALADGLRASGCEFEYLPGEGAFYGPKIEYVLKDALGRQWQCGTIQVDPNLPERLDAEFVGEDGARYRPIMLHRAIVGSLERFIGILIEQYAGALPTWLSPVQVAVLSITDSHAEYAQSVAQSLQKQGFRAVVDLRNEKIGYKIREHSVQKVPYQVVVGDKERDENQVAVRARGNVDLGSMPLSAFVERLQNDLANKS from the coding sequence ATGATCGCAATCACGTTGCCGGACGGTTCCCGGCGCGAGTTTCCCGGCCCGGTGACGGTGGCTGAAGTGGCGCAAAGCATCGGCGCAGGTCTGGCCAAGGCTGCGCTGGCTGGCCGCGTGGACGGCCAGATGGTCGACACGAGCTACTCGATCGACCGCGACGCCAAACTCGCCATCATCACCGACAAGGACGCCGACGGCGTCGACGTGATCCGCCACTCGACGGCCCACTTGCTGGCCTACGCCGTCAAGGAGCTGTATCCGGACGCGCAGGTCACCATCGGCCCGGTCATTGACAACGGTTTCTACTACGACTTCGCCTACAAGCGTCCCTTCACGCCCGAAGACCTCGTCGCCATCGAAAAGAAGATGGCTGAGCTCGCCAAGAAAGACGAGAAGGTCACGCGTGAAGTCTGGAACCGTGACGAGGCCGTCAAGTTGTTCCAAAGCATGGGCGAGAAGTACAAGGCCGAGATCATTGCCTCCATTCCGGAGGACCAGGAGATCGGCCTGTACCGTGAAGGCAATTTCGTCGATCTGTGCCGCGGCCCACACGTGCCGTCCACGGGCAAGCTCAAGGTCTTCAAGCTGATGAAGGTTGCGGGCGCCTACTGGCGCGGCGATCACAACAACGAGATGCTCCAGCGCATCTACGGCACGGCCTGGGCCAAGAAGGAAGACCAGGAAGCCTACCTGCGCATGCTGGAAGAGGCCGAAAAGCGCGACCACCGCAAGCTGGGCCGCGAACTCGATCTGTTTCACATCGACGAAACCGCGCCGGGCATGGTGTTCTGGCATCCCAAGGGCTGGACGCTGTGGCAGGAAGTCGAGCAGTACATGCGCCGCGTGTACCGCGAAAACGGCTACCAGGAAGTGAAGGGGCCGCAGATTCTCGACAAGTCGCTGTGGGAGAAGACCGGCCACTGGGACAAGTACCGCGAGAACATGTTCATCACGGAATCGGAAAAGCGCGAGTACGCGCTCAAGCCGATGAACTGCCCCGGCCACATCCTCATCTACAAGCAGGGCATCAAGAGCTACCGCGATCTGCCGCTGCGCTTCGGCGAATTCGGCGCTTGCCACCGCAACGAGCCCTCGGGTGGCCTGCACGGCATCATGCGCGTGCGCGGCTTCACGCAGGACGACGGTCACATCTTCTGCACGGAAGACATGATCCAGGCCGAAGTGACGGCGTTCACGACGCTGCTGCAGAAGGTCTACAAAGATTTCGGCTTTACCGAGATTCTGTACAAGCTCTCGACACGTCCGGAAAAGCGCATTGGCTCCGAGGAAAGCTGGGATCGCGCCGAAGCTGCCTTGGCAGATGGCTTGCGTGCTTCCGGCTGCGAATTCGAATACCTGCCGGGCGAGGGCGCGTTCTATGGCCCGAAGATCGAATATGTGCTCAAAGATGCGCTTGGTCGCCAATGGCAGTGCGGCACGATTCAGGTCGACCCGAACCTGCCGGAGCGCCTGGATGCCGAGTTTGTCGGCGAAGACGGCGCGCGCTATCGCCCGATCATGTTGCACCGGGCCATCGTGGGCAGCCTGGAGCGCTTTATCGGTATCTTGATCGAACAATACGCCGGTGCGCTGCCGACGTGGCTTTCGCCGGTGCAGGTTGCGGTGCTCAGCATCACCGATTCGCACGCCGAATACGCACAATCCGTTGCGCAATCCCTGCAAAAACAAGGATTTAGGGCGGTCGTCGATTTGCGGAATGAGAAGATTGGGTATAAAATCCGCGAGCATTCCGTTCAGAAGGTCCCGTACCAGGTTGTGGTCGGCGACAAAGAACGGGATGAAAATCAGGTGGCCGTGCGTGCCCGTGGCAACGTCGATCTAGGCTCCATGCCGCTGTCGGCGTTCGTTGAGCGACTGCAGAACGATCTCGCCAACAAGTCATGA
- the bluB gene encoding 5,6-dimethylbenzimidazole synthase, which produces MSQFRYSDGEVDAVYRVIRERRDMRHFRPDPLDAALLTRLLEAAHLGPSVGFMQPWRFIHITDRDLRTSVHALVEAERQQTAAALGERQDDFMRLKVEGILECGEVFVAALMDGRERHVFGRRTLPEMDLASVACAIQNLWLAARAEGIGMGWVSLFDPEQLAELLHLPSGAKPVAVLCLGYVDQFYDQPMLEQQQWAARQALHELLFENGWGNPSPLADSAQIRSD; this is translated from the coding sequence ATGAGCCAATTTCGGTATAGCGACGGTGAAGTCGACGCCGTCTATCGGGTGATCCGCGAGCGGCGAGACATGCGCCATTTCCGGCCCGACCCACTTGATGCGGCACTGCTGACACGTCTGTTAGAGGCCGCACACCTTGGCCCCAGCGTCGGCTTCATGCAGCCCTGGCGCTTCATCCACATCACAGATCGAGACCTGCGCACCAGTGTGCACGCACTGGTTGAAGCCGAGCGTCAGCAGACTGCCGCTGCACTGGGCGAGCGGCAGGATGATTTCATGCGGCTCAAGGTGGAGGGCATTCTGGAATGTGGAGAGGTCTTCGTGGCGGCGCTCATGGATGGCCGCGAGCGGCATGTTTTCGGCCGGCGTACGTTGCCGGAGATGGATCTGGCTTCGGTCGCCTGCGCGATCCAAAACCTCTGGTTGGCTGCCAGGGCGGAAGGGATCGGCATGGGGTGGGTTTCTCTCTTCGATCCCGAGCAGTTGGCCGAGCTGCTTCATCTGCCGTCTGGCGCCAAGCCGGTCGCAGTGCTGTGCCTCGGGTACGTGGATCAGTTCTACGACCAGCCGATGCTGGAGCAGCAACAATGGGCAGCACGGCAGGCACTCCATGAACTGCTGTTCGAGAACGGTTGGGGCAATCCGAGCCCACTCGCTGATAGCGCCCAGATCCGCTCCGACTAA
- a CDS encoding MerR family transcriptional regulator yields MAADKHTERVNLPPIPAKRYFTIGEVSDLCAVKPHVLRYWEQEFTQLKPVKRRGNRRYYQHHEVLLIRRIRELLYEQGFTINGARNRLDELRHGVGAAPMHAAEPEIEAPAAAPLVTGGAVDVPSLRRALQSVLEILHSDKP; encoded by the coding sequence ATGGCTGCCGATAAACACACGGAGCGGGTCAACCTGCCGCCGATTCCTGCCAAGCGCTACTTCACCATTGGTGAGGTGAGTGATCTGTGCGCGGTCAAACCGCATGTGTTGCGCTATTGGGAGCAGGAGTTCACGCAACTCAAGCCCGTCAAGCGACGCGGCAATCGTCGGTACTACCAGCATCATGAAGTGCTGTTGATTCGACGCATTCGCGAGTTGCTGTATGAGCAGGGCTTTACGATCAACGGCGCGCGCAACCGGCTCGATGAGTTGCGGCACGGCGTGGGTGCTGCACCGATGCATGCTGCTGAGCCAGAGATCGAAGCCCCTGCAGCGGCACCTCTGGTGACGGGCGGCGCGGTGGATGTGCCGAGCTTGCGCCGCGCGTTGCAATCGGTGCTGGAGATTTTGCACAGCGATAAACCATAA
- the rplT gene encoding 50S ribosomal protein L20 — translation MPRVKRGVTARARHKKVISAAKGYRGRRNNVYRIAKQAVMRAGQYAYRDRRNKKRVFRALWIARINAGAREHGLTYSKFMNGLKKASIELDRKVLSDMAIHDKVAFAAIVNQVKANVA, via the coding sequence ATGCCTCGAGTAAAACGTGGGGTCACAGCGCGGGCCCGTCATAAGAAGGTTATCAGCGCAGCCAAGGGTTACCGCGGCCGTCGCAATAACGTCTATCGCATCGCCAAGCAGGCGGTCATGCGTGCTGGTCAGTACGCTTACCGCGATCGTCGCAACAAGAAGCGCGTGTTCCGCGCCCTCTGGATTGCACGTATCAACGCTGGCGCACGCGAGCATGGCCTGACCTACAGCAAGTTCATGAACGGCCTGAAGAAGGCGTCCATCGAACTGGACCGCAAGGTGCTGTCGGACATGGCCATTCACGACAAGGTGGCTTTTGCCGCCATCGTGAACCAGGTGAAAGCCAACGTCGCCTGA